The Porites lutea chromosome 4, jaPorLute2.1, whole genome shotgun sequence genome contains a region encoding:
- the LOC140933617 gene encoding brain-specific homeobox protein homolog, whose amino-acid sequence MFFPQDPMLLYQQSPYMTPPAIPRSPPVRSSFLIDDLLVRRQSPYIVPKQPQDNHLHEPQVSSGNGNSFKFGMPSIFSRTREEHSTVYQDPSPEVLNSLPVYFRLKPTIRTPSGRRCRKSRTVFTDLQLRILEKTFSEQKYLDTSSRAKLAQTLGLNETQVKTWFQNRRMKWKKDAKQTKQAESSDGQTRNDAETNNEDKKRNGEASCVMESEEVEIKRESEQSLV is encoded by the exons atgtttttcccGCAAGATCCAATGCTTTTGTACCAGCAATCTCCATATATGACTCCACCAGCAATTCCTCGAAGTCCCCCAGTTCGATCTTCGTTTTTAATCGACGATCTTTTGGTAAGAAGACAGTCTCCCTATATAGTTCCAAAACAGCCCCAAGATAATCATTTACACGAGCCTCAAGTTTCTTCAGGCAATGGAAACTCGTTCAAGTTTGGCATGCCCAGCATATTTTCACGGACCCGCGAAGAGCATTCAACAGTTTACCAAG atccCAGCCCTGAAGTTCTGAACTCTCTCCCAGTATACTTTCGCCTTAAGCCAACCATAAGGACACCGAGCGGTCGCAGATGCCGCAAATCTCGCACTGTCTTCACTGATCTCCAGTTGCGCATTCTCGAGAAAACCTTTTCCGAACAGAAGTACTTGGACACGTCCAGCCGAGCGAAACTTGCTCAGACTTTGGGCTTGAACGAGACACAAGTGAAAACGTGGTTCCAGAACAGGAGAATGAAATGGAAGAAAGACGCAAAACAGACCAAGCAAGCAGAAAGCAGCGATGGGCAGACACGAAATGACGCGGAAACCAacaatgaagacaaaaaaagaaacggaGAGGCAAGCTGCGTAATGGAAAGCGAGGAAGTGGAGATAAAGAGAGAAAGCGAACAGTCATTAGTTTAG